ACGTAagctatcataaataaattcgaaGCGGTATGTTATAACCCAAGTGCTcatgacaatattattttgaaatttatataaatattaatatatataaatatttcaaaataattaaaaagattttaagtacaaaataaaGGTGTTTCGAATTTGTAGTTGTGACATACGTCTTTGTAaaccatttattatttacttaccatcagacgaATACCCCACTAGTCCGCCGAATATGACCAGCACATAGTCCACGTCCAGCTCCCTCATGATCTCGTAGGCGTGCTCCTCGCTGGACGCCATGGCCTGGCCCACTCGCGATATGTGCGTATTGTTCCAAGTATTATTATCCACTATCACCGTTCGATTCGCCATAGCCGTTATCTGGTAGCCGTAATCCCACCATGACATCACTTTTGCATCCTGTAGTGAAATTTTCAttagtttatttactttactttgatCTATCATTCCTTCGTAAAGAGGGCTAATCGTGAGAATGAAATATCTCATAATGATCTCATTATTGTGAGCGGAGGTACCTGCGGGGTGTTCATCTTGAGCCAGGTGTAGGCCTCGCGGAAGTCGTCGAAGATGATCCGCGCGCCGTCGTGCGCGCGCGCCGACAGCACGATGGAGGGCGACGAGTAGGCCTCCGACGTCACCCACGTGCAGTGGAACACGTACGACACCAGCAGGCAGCCCAGCACGCACACGAACAGCGCGCCCACCTGCACGCCCGTACGTGAGACTACTGTTGCACATATGTCCCATGGAAAGCATTGACGTTTCGATTGAACACTGTTTCAATGAtatcgaaaaattaaaaagtcgaGACATTGACTCTTTACGAAATAATATCCCTATCTAACCTACCGTCGACGTAGTACCCAACGTCAACCtaccgtaataaaaaaatacccgtAGATTCCTACCTCAGATCTAAATACGAAGTTGTTCTCATGCTTCTTCTTCTTATCGTGCTTCTCGACCTTCGGTTCGATGTCCTTGACGTGCAGACTCAGCAGGCTGGAGGCGGCCACTCCCGACACAACGCACATGACGGGCGCCAGCACCAACATCAGTCGCACCATCACGCCCTGCGGACCTCGTGGTTAGCTCGGAGAGTACTACATGGGCTCTAGAGCACCAGAGGGGGGAGGTTCAGCGATCAAAGTGTAAGAGTCATCGCGCGGAGTCGACGGAGCTAGCTCGACGTCGGCTCGACGCACTCAAGCTTCGCCTTGTCATcatgattaaattgaataacttATTATTCAAAAACGATAATGTGGTGTACATTATATACCAAgtggttaaatttaaattgtcatgAAACAAACTTCTACATGTAGACGTAATAAGCATGGAGTTATCAAATGAGGCACCTGGTTTCATTACCATCTCTTATAAtgttttgatgtattttaaacaacctattcattattattatttgttattttatatattaaaaatcaactaACCGCAAAGTAAATACTAAGCACGCCGTACAGTATGATGAAGATATTCGCATCGGTGAGTTTCGTGAAGCAGAAGTAGAGGCCAGCGGGGAACAGGAACACGAGCACTTGCAGGTCGAAGTAGAACGAAGACCACGATGTTGGTTGATGCTCGGAAACCGATGCTgtagatataaattttacatattattagtaTGGCGAAATTctttacaataaacatttaaaattgtatctcaatattatttttaattttataatatatcactattttactcattttaacatgattttaaatgttagaattttgaattgaattttgacTCATGTAAAAAAATAGCTCAAACTTGGAAAATACCATATAATagtaaaaggttttatttttactagtaCTAAccattttagatatattatattatatatgtgcgtgttttataaaaatataatttcgatgTTCATTGTTtaagtttagttttttattgaaaaagttatataCCGATAATTGGGATGTGGTTCTTGGCATATGAAGGGTCTAGCAGAGAATAGAATCTTCCAGTCCATGGCGAAATTttacctataataaaaaaagtatatatatattatctcgtaaaatataatctaagacattaagtttatagtttttatgataagatatttacataaataaaaataaaagaaattagcTTTGTTCAAGCAAGATTAATCTGGatacgttattaattaattatttcaactaaCCAGTAACAGTTAAAACAACAAGCGCTGTGCCGAGTGTTGCCAGGAGTGTTGTCAACAAAGCTTTGAACAACAATTCAAAGTTGGCCGGTGAGAGGTGCTCACGCAAGTATTGCGTGAAGGCGTATAACTGACATAAGCCAAAGGTACCAAGAGCctggaaataatgttatattaaagcaATCATGATGTCAAGTACCAACTTCACTGGGTATGTAACACTAATATATTTAGGTGAGGTATGGGTAttttactgataaatatttcttatagtctTATTTTGGTTCAATTTGTCAGTGGCAGGGAACAGGAGCATATCATTTATAGATTTCATGATTTGTTTGGGTTGGATAGTGTAAGAagagtttaaaatatttctaaatgtaGTAAATTGTAAGTGTCCTATATCTGTGACTTCTATTgctgataaatattattctatgaaTGTTTTATGTGTAAATGTCAGTTATAAAGATAACAGAACTTACCAACATATGTTCCGAACTTTGAACAGGTTGGAAACCAACGAATGATATCTGCATAGACAAGATGGTTCCAACGCAATATAAGGTGCTGTACGCGACATATACGCGTGCTGAAAAGCGACCCAGTAGCATCAGGGCGAGCACGTGGAGGGGGATGAGGTTGATGAGGAAGACGTAGCCTCCCCACGACGATACctatttaatgaaaacaattattgGACAAATGTATTTAATGCATACTGAAAATATTGTAGGGAACACTGACCTGactgatgatatttttatatataatattgatgtagtatcaatattatatgaaaaaataaactttgataaatatatttcagttttaaGTCATCAACTGTGtacaattttcataaaaaaaatatagaaataatgtacaaaagtgcaaaaacaaaaatgttattaaaacatttctgtGTGAAGTTTTCGTCTTAATGTTCTATGATTGTTTTGATccattgaatatttatgtgcAATGAATTGTGTCCAAACATATGGACtaacaatcaaattaaaataagtaatgtgaaaatatttacaactatttGTTTATAACACAATGTTACAAAATTCTATACTAACAGTAATAGTAAATCACACAAACACATGCAGTATGTTCTACAAGAACTGTAATcgtcatcatttaaaaaaaaacatctgaataatgtttaattcaaaattgaagtagatataatgtaataattatgtaacatttttgtGGATAGTGGTACAAagagttaaatttttattatgtaagtaaataacaaaaatgagtctactatataaaaataaacctattaaaagaaatataataacagcACCCACCATGTAGAAATATGCCAATGCAGTCATAGTAGCCCACAGGATAGTTCCGGTATTAACTGCTTTGATCCAGAAGTAATAGGTGAGCAGCATACAGAATATGGCAATACCTTCATTGTCGTAACTTCCAGCAACTGAACGACTAATGTATCCAGGAACTATTGCAATCATTGCAGCTGCGACTAAGCCTGCTCCTTCAtccttttaaatgtaaaataatgaattaaacaaCTAAGCACAGTTATGGTCATAAATATGTGCaatagacaaattaaaaaataataattcctcaGACGCTTAAGGATTTACTAATTTACTTTGTAGAACTtttaatgtacaataatatattaaatactatttacattgcggttacaaaaaatttactacatgtatatacatgtagtaaattttttgtaacaaataacaattaaattaagatgGGACCAACTTTCAGTTATACAGAACTCAAACAATAAGTTATATGCAAAAATAAGCAACGCCCCCTGCCTGTTTCAccctaatatacataaaatatttcaatacaatcaGTCCAACAGTTTATGAGTTCAGCTACATACAGAAGATTTATGCATATAAAGATATACAGACAAATCACAACAGAATCTTTTTTGAAGTTGGTTTATGTATGGGATCACTATAAatctaagtaaaatatattattatatttatatttcaagcaAATGGTATTTGtcataattaactattttattacttcACTATCTAAAACAATCAGTGTTATTGTTTGATGGAAATAATTTTTtcactgataattttatacattgtagataaaattgagtatttttatattaccttactattatatatactttttaaattcagctttgattcaaaagttttaaaagttactatttaagtaaatatatcttttaacaaGAAAACCTTGATATGTTTTTGGAACGCTGTggttattattgtgttgtataTGCATAAAATTTGATTgccataaatattaactaaattctacagtttttttttattgtgttattttatttttaaactaacctTTAATTCCTTAGTGAGTAAATATGTCACAATAGTTGTGAGAGATGAGAAAAATGGTGCTAAAAACACACAGACATTTCTGATGTCAATAGTTATATTCAGAAATTGCATTATATTGTAGAGTGTAGCAGAGGTCACCATCAGGCCAGGGTAGATTGTACCTAAgatgaaaaaaaactatttataatactagtaacaTAAGAAATGtgagtttttttaatgtattctctGAACTTGCAATCAGTTCTAAGACTATGAGCTGATAGGTAGACtgagataataaattttatttaagtaaatatgcaGATACAGAttgaactttttaatataaaataaatgtttaaaaataataataattaacttaccTCCAATAATACGACCTAAGGGATACCATGCTCTATCATCAAACCAGTTATGGAACTGATAAAATCCTTCTTCCGTAAGAAAACGAGTAGTTCTGTAGTTAAAATACGGATCAAACTCGTGTATAACACTCTCGAATCGTAGAACAGAGAAGAGACGAGTTGCGAAAGCTAAAATAATTAGTCGGTATTAAATTTCGTTCTTTTGGATTTTAATAACTagagtacatttttaatattatattatttgtctgtCAGCATAAAGCATGTTGTCGCCATTCGTTATCTTACTTGGACCACGtcagtaaaacaaaacaataagacttttttattaatagtatatttgtttatcatttataacaatttgaTTAAGATCCATACAAAATCAGAGCCGattttacttacataaaattGCTGCCATCGATAAAACAGCTAACTTTATGAATGTTAGTTGTTTATCAGACGAAAGCTGAGACAGCTTCGCCTTGCTCTGCACCTCCACAGTCATTTTGTTgggttatataaatacaatattcttaatacatatataaaaacaacaaagtaTGCAATATAAATTGCATGAAAATTTTCGCCGGCAACCTATCTCAGATTTACCGACGCAGGCAACTTGATTTTAGCCGATTTGACGTGACAGTAATTTCAAATGACAGCTTATTAACGGCGTGGCACAGAGTGTTGCCCGAGGCTGCCaactcatttaatatttttttggtataatgTGTAGATGCTATTTATTTGAAaccaaagtaaaaattaaatattatttataccataAAATCTGTATTGTAAATATCCTTTTActcaatagaataatattttatattataatgctatAATTTGCAGTATTTACTGCCGATTGCTCTATTGAATTGACATATTTTGGAAAGTCgtataataaattctataaaaacggcaaaatgtaaagcaaatcaaaataattccCAACTGACTgcttgttattttaatacttaaaaatatatcggaagtaaaattttattaaattgcttgtatatattttatataatatagcattTGAATCTTTTATATCTTAGAACATTAACTATTGTTAGCAAAACAACTTTACAGGTTTGCAGACTTAGTTATTGTAGTTCATAGGTTATCCTTAaatgtgtgaaagacgatatggttagaaagaatgttacttgtgagatgacgtccgacagagaagtatggaagaagacatgctgcgccgactccaagtaaaattgggataagggtaGGAGGATAATGATGAGAGGTTATCCTTAAATAAGCAGTCAAAATGACAGTTGACATTTGACAACTTGACACATGAGAAATCGAAGTTACTAAATTAACCTCGGTGCTCGATTCTCGTAAGATTGTCGATTCAATTGTCTTCTTTACATCTAGTCATCTCTCTCGCCTCGTTCGGTTTTAGCTTCAAGACTGATAAAATTATCACGTAACTCGTGggtatttagattaaataagaaatagttgttgtttgttatatttgacGTTAATATTGTCTCGAACAGTTTACCGAAGCTTACTTTGGTCTTTCTCTCCGGTGACTAATCATCTCGAAACAGTCTCGAAGTTAGAGTTAAAGCATGATAAGGACGTTTAATTAGTGATCAAAATATTCTGTGTGATTTGTAAGAGTGAATTGTTGTGAAGCGATTTATATGTAATGTCTGACGGAGACCCTTCTCTCGAAGAAGATATTCCAAAGCCTTTGTTAGAAAGGCCCGAAGAAAATGTGTTCACGCCAAAGATAGCGACTCCTATATTTGCTGGAAGCGTGAAGATTCACCACAAGCCATCAGACGCTGCGGAAACTGAATCTTTTCTATCTGATGCACAGCGCAATGAGCTTGCGTTCCAACAGTTATTCCAAGATGGAGATGGAGAATTTCAcgaagtaagtttattttacacaCAGTAGGCCATCCTAAGatgttgatttttaattattctaaatgtataaaatattttaatctaattccTTCATTTATTTTGCCCTATTTCTTGGTCTTCATTCATCAttataatatcatcatcataataattaaaaatataattatgatatttgtgTGGGTATTCATTCTAATATAGTAATttgttaagttattaatatcatataaataggtACTAATTGAACAGCAATAATTGCCATATCTTTTGTCAGTTAATTTATTGTTCATTTGCTGGTCTGgaatatgaaatgaaaacaaatggTCGTATTATTACttgtaacaaaaaacaaagtttcaaattattctttgtttatttattaaataattaaaatattagttgctctcattataataaactcaataatttattttaacacataaacttataatttaatttctgagATTAATCAAATTTACTGAATTGAGTactgtttgttaataaaaatgttcattacTTACATAGcacattctaattttattttagaccatataaaatatcattttgtgtgtttacagatattattattttaaaaatgccaGTGCTCTGTGCTCGTTTAATGACCAATattcttttgatatatttatgatttgtcACATAATAGTGTTGTCTATTAGGTCCAACTTCAGACtcagatttaaaaattagcTAAGTAATTAGCAAGCAGTAAGTAATTTCAATACACAGAGATACTTATTacttaacaacaaaataatttaaaaaccaattagtaaagatattgtattataaataggtagTTAAATAGACAATTTTAAAGGGAGAGGTAgtcaataagtaaattatttttgagtcAAACATCTTTGtatgagaaatattttatcatgtaTTAGACCTATAATTCAGTCATTAACAAACAAGCAATTTCCGTTTAATTTGGATACAGTACAGGAGCTgatttctacaaaaaaaaaaaaactcaccaaTTGTTGGCGTTCACTCTTTAAACTCatgacaacatttattttttactaataataatacttaacttTTTACCTACTACTACTTCAAATTAAAATCCAATTTTTCTGCTGTAGATAACATAATGATACTCACTATAATCGATTCCAACCACAAGacgacaaaagccaaataaacaacatttgacatctcATTGGCTTGAATATCATTGGTCAAAAGCTTGAACAATCTGTGATATTAATtgtggatttgtgaaaaaattgcattttgaacATGGACAGAAgtgttatcagaattttggaagtaaaatataaGTGGATATAAGCAGTTtattggaatagtgttgtattatattatgataaattagtCAAgaacaatatagctgagctattagctaATCACCTGGTGTATGTAaatctaaagtattttttatctttattccttcttcaattggaatattATAGTCTATAAAAAAATCCCTAATGGTAATAATACCCTATTTAGTATTgtaaaaattagaaaattctCATCTAGAAAAcataatcaaacaaaaaaggtttaatgTAATAGTGTTTAATTATGGTTAATGTTAAGATTGTGTAATTAAGAAACCTCTGTAAGTTGCATACTTTAtggtacaatattatttacattcaatattatttatggataatgatatttgttttaatgaatagtGACTATTCACCATAGGAAATGCAAAGATTAAACGATTATACATCATTATCACTGTTCACGGTATCTTTACAATATTGACCTTCATATTAACTTATtactaattacttaataatttctttatttatgttaatgttcaattaaaaaaatattattaaatataataggtaATTTAATCAATACCTCATGTTATCGACATGCTGTATAGTGGATATTAAAAAGTTAggcaatacattattttgacatatttaattaattaaataattaatttactaatattcataAAGTTACTTTAGTTTTACGTATTCGTTAATGAAGTCCGAACCCAAATCCCAAGGGTGATTAACTAATAAAGATAACAGCAAAAACTGTAACACCTACATTGTAGAGTATAAAGGAAAGACCCATACAGTAGTGTGCGTGTTGACAAATGTTTAATGCAATCAGCAATTTTGTTAAATAGTCACTAGTTTTACTTTTAGAGAACGTGACGTAAAATAACGGCGCCTTTTTCTGTTTTTAGTGGTTTTTTTCAATGGAATTTTGTGTATCTCACCATTGGAATTTTCTTTTTCGGAAGTGTTGAAAAtctgaatatttaaatgagtcGTATTTCTTTATGAAACTTACGAGAATTTGTGATTCCATTTCTTAACGTTTATCTAAGGatgatactaattaaaattgcaaacaatatatttataaacacttttgcACTTTGTCACTGCTTGAATAAGTGATGATGGTTCTAATCTTGAAACGTAACTGAGATAAATCTCCAAATTGGCGCCACTTATCGAATATggttatataatgtataatgttaTAGAAAAGAATATAGGCTAAAGATAGAGTATGGTCTCTGTCATTAGGTGTACTTAAACACTAATCAAATACAGATGATTCAGAGTTGTACAGAGCCTGTGTGAAACGACCAAGGTCAGTAGTCAGTTTCTCAGGTTTTTCTGTCTTTTGAAttcaatgttataaaatgatCGCGAGGAGTGTTATCGAAGtgatatgttatgttttatacgaTGTCGATCGAAATAGAATTTATAGAAATCGTGTGAGAGGcggaaataataatgtatggtatttatttgtaatagtttttaaaCATCTAGCAATACGGAGTgagtaatcaaatcaaatccaaTGGGTTAAAAGACAAGTTGGACAGTTTGATTTCGAATTGTGTATGTATTCgccaacatttattaatatttatggtaAGCTAACGATGTAGTCTCAATGTTTACAATGTTATGCGAAACTTTaggtagttataaaaaataataacaaggtCACTCgttaaactgtttatttttaaagtattcaataGATATTCGACAGATATTTTACGTGATAATATggggtaaaattatttaaaaaatctttcactGGCAAGTGTGATTGATTTCGATATATTGTTTGGGTCAGACGGAGAAAGCGGCGCAGGAGAGGATCGCTGATCTGCACGCCATGTCGGTGCTGAGTACTTACCAGGACAACCTCTCGCAGGAAATGAATACCGACCGGTGAGTTTAGCTGTTGTACCGATGACATTGCAATAAGCATTCCATTAATTATCGAAACCTTGTTACCAATTAAGTGCAATAGGCTACTAGTCAGGCTATCAGTTTTGGCCGATGGGCCAATTAGTACGAGCCACCCTTGAAATTctgctaatttaaatatagttttaaatatttcttggtCATTTTTTTCTCTCTGATCCTCCCTGCTCTCGCTTCGCCTAGATAAGCTTTATCGCCCAGTGTTCAAAGTTGGCGAGCAGATATCTCGCAAATTGGCCTCCCTCAATAGCCAGTACTGTTTTTTCGTGATCCCATAATTGTGCAACTGTTTCGTTTTTTACGTAAATGTTTTTCGTTTCTTGGGAGACACTTTTCTTTGAGATTTCTCTATTAAAACCGCAAATGCTTGTCTGTCAAAACTGATGATTCTGCTGAATCAGAAAACTTGTAGATTTCATAGATTTCATAAAGAATGTGTACCTTTCCTACACGTTTcgtacaatttttttgttaaatctctatatcatcatcataatatagaaataaccCGAAGAGTTTCCTATAAACGTTTCTCAGATATGAGTTTATTGTGATTGCTAACTGTTTTAATGTCAATTGTATGCATATGTGTGATGTCATTGGTCTTTCTGTCCTGTGTGTCGTACGCATGTGTTTGTAACAAAgccgtttattttaaattgtatcaatTTAATACAATCGAACACACTAATGAGGTGATAGGAAGAAATAATTGAAACATAATGGAAGCATAgctttaacaaata
This genomic window from Vanessa tameamea isolate UH-Manoa-2023 chromosome 5, ilVanTame1 primary haplotype, whole genome shotgun sequence contains:
- the LOC113392329 gene encoding dolichyl-diphosphooligosaccharide--protein glycosyltransferase subunit STT3A; translated protein: MTVEVQSKAKLSQLSSDKQLTFIKLAVLSMAAILSFATRLFSVLRFESVIHEFDPYFNYRTTRFLTEEGFYQFHNWFDDRAWYPLGRIIGGTIYPGLMVTSATLYNIMQFLNITIDIRNVCVFLAPFFSSLTTIVTYLLTKELKDEGAGLVAAAMIAIVPGYISRSVAGSYDNEGIAIFCMLLTYYFWIKAVNTGTILWATMTALAYFYMVSSWGGYVFLINLIPLHVLALMLLGRFSARVYVAYSTLYCVGTILSMQISFVGFQPVQSSEHMLALGTFGLCQLYAFTQYLREHLSPANFELLFKALLTTLLATLGTALVVLTVTGKISPWTGRFYSLLDPSYAKNHIPIIASVSEHQPTSWSSFYFDLQVLVFLFPAGLYFCFTKLTDANIFIILYGVLSIYFAGVMVRLMLVLAPVMCVVSGVAASSLLSLHVKDIEPKVEKHDKKKKHENNFVFRSEVGALFVCVLGCLLVSYVFHCTWVTSEAYSSPSIVLSARAHDGARIIFDDFREAYTWLKMNTPQDAKVMSWWDYGYQITAMANRTVIVDNNTWNNTHISRVGQAMASSEEHAYEIMRELDVDYVLVIFGGLVGYSSDDINKFLWMVRIGGSTERGAHIREADYYTGAGEFRVDAHGSPTLLNCLMYKMSYYKFGLVYTEGGRPPGYDRVRGAEIGNKDFNLDVLEEAYTTEHWLVRIYKVKPLPNRGL